ATCCAGAAAAACGGTATTCTGTTTGGAATTCTGCCAGTATTTACTGAATGAGCAGTTGAATGTCAGAGTCCAGTTTACTCACTCATAGGCAAATTCGCAAACTAACACTAATATGGGCCACACTATATCTCTTAAAGGaaactctttactgaaaaagaACGGGTTCTGATTACTTAGTGCTTTCTTGGGTGTAGAATCAAGCGAACAAACCTATCAGGCTTTACAAACAGGAGCCAGGTTGAAGGCTCTATTGGACTAATAAAATCCAAGTGTTCTGTGTCATGAAAAGCTAATCAAGTCCCAGAGTTTCTATAAGCAATTGAGAAAATGAGATTAGCAGGGCCTGCTGCTTTTCACACAGGCTGTCTACTCACATCGGCAACCTCATGGAAAGGTGCGCGACCTTCTGCCTTCCAGTAGTTTTTGGTGTCAAACTCCACACGGTATACACCAGGTGTGAAGTCCTGCTCTGTGATAATTTCATGAACCTCACCAGCTATGTCTGTTGTCCTGTAGGGCGGATGAAACGGGGGTTTGGGGGGGGAAATTAAGATTATTGAGATGTTGACCTAGAAAGCAACAGATTAGGATTATAGTAATGCACCCAGTAAAGGTGGTGTTCACACATCATCTCAATTCTGGAGTGCTGTGCCATcccaaaaacatcaaaatgatGGATAGATAATATCATGGAACCATCCTTCATAATCTTTGTGCTACCATCCTAACTTATTTCTCAAATACTTGAGATGTTGGACAAGTATTTTTGTGTCATGCACTGTTTTAGTGAACATTATCCTACCCGCTGCTTATCTTTTCCCATGTCCCATTAGTGCCTTTGCGGGAGACCTTAAGTGCCACGTTTCCAGCAGGAATGCCCTTCACTGCATCCAAGATCTTTACGGTTAACGGACAATGAGAATCCGAACCGCCGTGATCCTAGAGCGGAATATGAATGACAAAATATGTTTGTACAGTGTGTGAGCAGAGCTTTACATTCACCTTTAGTTAAATTGTCTGGAAAACAGTCATAACATTTTGTCAGTCATGGAATCACATTATATAAGAAAAATTCTTATTACaaaagaaatataaatgtataaaatataaatatataaaaaaaaaccctcctaACTCTGTAACTAATAATTGGTAGTTCTAACAGGCTCTAAATAAACTAATCTGTCTTAAACCTTAAGCTTGATCTGAAAGGAGGAGCCGGATCAAACTTtcctttcattcatttagtcatttttaggttagcatatttaaatattttcaacTTAGCATTTAAATGACCACCAACAGTAAGCAATAATCATACTGTTTATTAAATCCTTACTGCCCAGTGTCCTGTTCGACCCCTGCTTACATAACCAATAAGACTGAATCCTCACACTTTAACAAGTTAAAAGTGATAATAATTTCATCTTCTGAGCCATATTATAATCTCTGTTCCAACCCAAGATATCAAGAAAGATAAGTGTAGCAATGTTATATAACGTTTAGTAGACAACACTGTGCAATGCTGCAGTGTAGGAAATAAATGCTGAACGGATGACGAAACATTAACTGTAACTGTCGCTGAACATTACAACCACTTCCTTTGGCATTTAGATGGTGTCTGTCTGTACTCAGTAGTATCATGCCGCATACGGTGGCTGTCTAAAGCAGGACTTAGTATTATGAATGAAATCCTAGCAAAAATCGTCTGTAATTTCAATATTAGACAATTGAATATTCTGTTTACTCAATGATTCAGTCTGCATTACAAAAGGCTCTACTTTGAGAATCGTAATCAGTGCTGGTCCCATGGCTGAGCTGTCTGACCCGGATCAGTAACTTACCACAGGCGCACCCTGGCAGAAGACAAGTGCTGAGGAGAGAAGAACCAAAATGCTAGCTTTGTCCATGGTGAAGGAACACTGCAGACAGACTGATTCGGTCTTATATACCCGGGTCAGGTGACTGCAGGGGAGATCTGGGGCGTTCTATTGACAAAGTAAATAACAGGGGAATGTGTAACTCCAAACAAAACGACCTTTGTGGCaatttcagttattaatcccCAGAAATATCTGTTGGCATGGAAGTGGTCTcagttttcaggttttcagagAGAAACATAATGTCTTGGTAGTTCCTTTTCTTTGGAAAGCTCTTGGCACTGCTGGAAAGGCATTTCAACCACATCTAGTTCCCAAAGGTCTTCTTGTGTCACTGCAGATCATAGTTTTACCTTTTGCTCTAGTACTGTTTGTCCTGACATAGAAGTGATTGATGGCCTCTCTCACAAATTAAACTTTCTGAGCATCAGGCATTTCAAGGTCTGAGGCAGTGATTGTTCTAAGAAAGCATTTATGTGCCTGTTTAGAGTAAAAGCTGGGTCATTGTATTGAGGCCTCGTAGTGTTTAATAACAATATACTGAACGCTCATTAGAAAAAAGTAGAAAGTATGCGTTGTCATAGAACACTATACCTGATAGGGTAGAACTGCAGTCTTTAGGATTGTATACTCAAAGATATGTCTACAGTATCATTAGTTAGGGAACATGATGGTACCTTATTCTGTAgcagttatatttttaagttgtGAAGATTCCATCCACCTTGTTATATAAAGGGACAAAGTTTTCCCATGGAAAAGTGGATGTAGTGaacctttaaaatgtatttaaggtacaTTTACCTGGACaatatctttttttctgacagtgctCGAAGAcatatttactgttttaaagTGATCATGGCAATCAGAGTGCTGTTTTGCCTCTGGGTGGTGCTAAAGTTTCGAGTTTAATATTCCAAAGCCGACTGTTGTGGCCAGAATGGTTAATGATTATATGGTTATGAGAAGTGTCAACACGCttgatgtcataaaaacaatGTCTTCACCATAATAATAGTGATTGATTTCTCTGAAACCTTTGGAAATAGCTTTTATTGTTAGGCTTtcttacattattttatattctgacattaaaatgaaaaaatatatataactttTATACATATCGTTGTTGTCAGAAGAACACCTTGTATTtctaaaatgataactttacaggaaaaggaaaaacctactttacttttaatgtaaatcagttgaagcagagttttttccaagtcatttattttagtccattcgtcatgaaatttgcatTCAATTTAAAGGGAAAGGTTTCTattttgtcaaaaacagaaaaatgtcaaaaatggagaggttttcttctgatgacAGTGATATACTAGTGAGCGTAGTTTTGGTATGGGAGTTCATCCTgcaaggaagagagaaaaatactCCTCCTTCTTTGTTCCTTGCAGCAGTATGTCAAAGTATTGACTGACTTACTGTATTCTGAATTAGATTTTCTTGTAATGTTGCCTTATATTGACTTTTTACATCAAAAAGGTGActtgttttctcaaaatattgaatatctgaaaatatttaatataaaaatatataaaatataacaaatattttatataaaatataaaattctcaaaatattgacttattaaCTCAaaataaatccttttttttaattgttgacttaatttgtcaaaataatttctcattatatatatataaaatacctcctcatctctctctgtcagaaCCCAACACTGAGAGGTCTGAACCTGATGGGGTTTTTAATTTCAAATCTTTAAGCCAGATTTTTGGGCACATTTacaaatcatccatccatccattttctaagccgcttctctatcagggtcacgggggggggtgctggagcctatcccagcagtcttcgggcggaaggcaggatacaccctggacaggtcgccagtccatcgcagggcagacagacagacacagacattcactcacacctaggggcaatttagcatgtccaattggcctgactgcatatctttggactaTGGgtggaaaccggagaacccggaggaaacccacacagacacggggagaacatgcaaactccacacagagaggaccccggtcacccagccggggaatcgaacccagaccctccttgctgtgaggtgacagcgctaactaccatgccaccgtgccgccattTACAAATCAAATCATCTAAAATAAACCATTCTTACAGACCTCTGCATGCCCTGCTGTCTACACAGTAGGTGAGGTGTGGAGAGCTTAAAGTAAGCAAGAACCAGTGAGATAATATTTCACAGGTTAAGATGACTGACAAGAACGGTTCTGTTTGTCCCTGTGGCAGTGGAGGAATCTTCAAACGTTCACTAAGCTGTGTTACCTTTCTAAAGCAAATGCTGATACGGCAGGTTGTACCTCACTGAACGTACATGTTTGAAGTACATTTGAAGCAGTTTCGTGGAAGCCTGAGGGCATCTCAGCAAAACCTGAAAAGGGTGGAAGTAGcaccaccaaacaaaaaaataggcTCCCAAGATCAAAAGAAACATTACAGACTACTTGGAGATTTTTTGAAGATATACAAAAAAGTGCAAAGTTTGTGTGGAGACGATGaactttatattaaatattattaaaggagaTCTGAAATATGCTGTAGGAAGTTAAGAATGCCAAACTTCCTAATTGCTTTATTCAAAATCAAACAGAGAATTACAACACCCATGGAGGTGGGTGAACAAAGATTTACAGAGTAAGCCTTCACATGCTTTGATAAcattcatgtatttttaaaaagtcatgtaaatgtatatataatattcagAAGTTGAAAAAAAGTTCACAAAGAATGCTCATTGAAATTAAAGTAGTCAGAGAATATGATCCAGCAACAAAATTTCTCAAGTGCAGTCAGTGAGTCATTAAGCAGTAAAAACCCATAACTAACAAATTACTTACCtcaaatcatttttaagtgGAACTCTATATGAGATTTTATTTTCATAGAAATCTCATTGTGGTTTACATTTTCCCACAGGACTTTTGGGACTTTTTTTTGATGACTTTTTGCTGttcctgtgtttgtttttagggATCACAGTAGTTTCCTGTTCTGATTTTGCCTGCAAACCTGTTGTTCTTGATTCTGATGTGCTGCTGGCAGTTGCTAAGACCTGCTCCGTAACCTCAGATAACACATCACCTGCCTTTTCAGCTTGTGCTAAACTTTCTGAAATCTCTGATGCGGCTACCTCAGATACTAGTTTACCTTCCTCTGACAGTGATTGCAAAGTGCAGTCCTTGTGTGCTTCACCCATTACTGTCTCAACTTCAGGTGAAATCTGTTGGACCTCATTTTCAAGTTCAAGTCCATCCTGCACTAATTTTAAATTTGTAAAAGCACTTTGTGATGGGTCTATGCTCTCCTTGAGATCTCCACTTAAATGTCGACACACTTTTATTTCTTCTGCGACCTCCGATACAgattgaacactcaaagacacATAATCTGCGCTGGCTGGTTCAGAACTTACTTCATCGTCTCCTGACTTTTCAGTTTCAGGGCTACCTTTTATTTTCATATGGTACCCTGCTCCCATAGATTTCATTGCTTTCACAGTATTTGCTGTCATCTTTGCATCAGCTTGTGCAGCAGAAGTATTTATATCTTGTACTTTGTTATGTTTCTCTTGTCCTAAAAGATCTTTGCCTTCCTCAGAATCCTGAATTTGATATGTTAGTTCATTATCCTCAAATTGTTCTTGCCTTGTTGCTTGAGGTGTCATTTGGCCTGTAGAAACCTGCACCTGAAAATCTTTTACCTCAAGTGTCTCAATGTACTGTCTCATACCAAGCACCTGCTCTAGATCTGTTGGTATGTGACATTCTGATACATTACTCATCACCTCCTCTAAATCTGCCTCCTTGTCGCTCTCAGGGTCAGATAGGGCTGACTGTTGTAAATTAGTAGGGTCTCGCTGGTCTGATTCAGTCTCTACAAGGTCTGGGCCTGATTCATCTTTCATTCCTTCTTCTGTAATATCTATTTGTTCCATCACAGGGGTGTCCTTTGTTTTTCGTATGCTTGACTGAAGTTGATCCCCAACATCCTCACTTTTTATCTTAGTTCCTGTCTGCTTAGGACAATGCTCATTTTCTTTTACTTCCTCTGTGTTTTGGGGCTCAGGCCCAAAGTCAGTGATTGCCCGCATCTCTGTGTCTTCCTCCAAATTCACCCCTGAAATATTTTGTGGTACCTCAATCACCTTTACTTCATCTAGGTTTTGTTGCTCTAGCTTTAGCTCTTCCTCCTCAGTAAGCAAAGTCACCTGGAAGTCAGCGACTACCTCCACCTCTGTATCTACTTCCAAAATCACCCCTGAATTGTCTTGTGTTACCTCAACCTCTACACCTTCTTGGATTGATTCATCATTCAGGTccactgctggagtttctaattCCTCCATCACAGATGTGTCCTCtgtcatttgcatgcttaactgAAGTTCACTTTCTGCATCTTCCCTCTCTAAGTCAGAACCAGCCAACTTCACTTCAAGAGTAAGGAGGCTTTGTTCAGAAATAGCTTCCTGGGTGACTGCTGAGTTACTGTCTTCCACCATTGCACTGACTCGTCCTAAGTGGCTAGCATTGACACTAACCTTAGGACCATCTTCATTTTCCTTTACTTCCTCAATGTTTTGTTGCTCTGGCTTTAGCTCTTCCTCCTCAGTAAGTAAAGTCACCTGGAAGTCAGTGACTACCCCTGCCTCTGTATCTACCTCCAAAATCACCCCTGAAATGTCTTGTGGTGTCTCAAGAGTAACATTTGAAGCATCTGCAAGTTCTTGGTCTATTTCATCATTCAGTTctactgctggagtttctacTTGCTCTGTCACAGGTGAGTCTTCTCTCTTCAACTGAGAAGCAACATATTCAGTTTCTTCCTCAAGTCGATGAAGAAGACTTTGTTCACAAATGATTTCTTGAGTTGCTGCTGAGATCATCTCTATCGTTGTCACACCAACTTCTTCTGAATCATTGAGGTCAGCTTGTTCTGTTTTACTAGCTATTGTGGCCTTTGCAGTTCCATTCTGACCGGCGCCCACTTGTGATACTGAAGTATCCCTTACTGTTAGGTTAGTCTCTTCAACTTCACTACCCTGACTTTCAGAGTCATggtcttcctttttctctttttgacaCTTTGTTGCAAGATCTGCTGTTTCTATGGCACTGAAATCGTCATTTACTGAACTTATGTCATCTGCTGACTTCTTTTCTTGTCTGTTAGGTGATATACATGTCATGAAGCCCTCAGTAAGCATAGTTTCCTCAAGCTCTTTTCTTATAGCATTGGCTTTTGCTAGCACATCTGCAGTAGTGGATCTGACTAGTGGAAGGTTGAGGGGAATAAAATGAGTGGAAGTGGGAATTTGTGTCACATCAGCAGTGTAGTCTGTATTAATCTGCTTTGAGAACTCCTCCGTGTTTCCTTGCCCTTTGGTAAGTAGGGGGTCAAGTCTAAACTGTGGCATATCTTCTTTTGTGTTCAGTTGTGCCTGTGCTTCTTCTGGCTGGTTAAAACTCAAAGTACCTTGCTGGTGCATGAACACATTCTCAGGAACTCTGTCCTGTGCAAAAACTGGACTAAACTTCAAAGAGCTGTCTGGAGACTGTAACTCTGCCTGAGCTTGTGTTGACCTTCGAGGGCCCAAGGTATTTTGATCTTGAACAAGCATTACATACCCTGCTTCTACAGGATGGTCTGAACCTATGCCTCGAGTCTCCGTTTGTGCACATGTCTGTGAAAGTACAGCAGGTATTACATTACCCTCACTCTGTAGTAGTATCACCCTCTGAGTCTCAGGGAGAGTTCTTTGAGAGACTGAATCATGGTGTGGGAAACAGCTTTGGCTTCCCTGAACCCAGATGGTTGGAGAAGTTGGGCTTCTGGGGCTGGAGGGATTTGAGGTGCTGTCTATTGAATGTTCCTGTAGCATAGAAGTTTCGCTAATCAGGTATAATCCTTGCTGCAGTGAGGCCTGTGCTTTATTACTGTCTTGGAGGATTAACCCCCTGGCCCCTCCTGACCCATTTATTAAGTATGTACCCTGCGTAGGTCTCTCGGCAATAATCACAGTTCTTGGTACCTGATGTTCTACCAAATAGTACAtaggctgctgctgcacaagCTGTTTCGGACTAGTAATCATGGTGGAAAGAGTGTCTGAGTTATTGAGATCTTTGGAATCAACTTTGCTTTGCTCTGGTAAAGGTGGCACAGGTTCAGAAAATGGAGCTGTACTGGTGGTGAGAGAACACTCACTTTTGATGGTGGTATCTTTTGGCTTGACAATTTGTTCAACCTTTGTTGGTGGTGGACTAGGTTTTGAGGGACTGCAAATCTCTGCTAAAGTCATAAACTTTGGTCCTAAATCACTGAGAAATGTCATGTCGCTTCCTGACTCAAGGAGACTGCAGCAGCCCAAAGAGCCTACAGGAGAATCTTGATCTTCACAGCTGTACGCTAGCAGACTGTCAGTGAGAGGAGGGTTCTCAGCTGCATGCCTTGCTTTCTGCAAAAATAGGGTATATCAtctttataattatttaaataaaagtattaaaaaacaTATAGTGCTCTCCTTTATTCTCTACCTGAGTGAAGTATTCATGTAGAAAATTGTCTGGCAGTGCTATCCCTCCATAGAGATCATGCCTTACACGCCTGAATGATGAAGAATAGAGGTTGCTTCCATGATGCTCAGCTGAAAAAGTGTTGTTTTGGTATGCAAGCATGCGGTCAATCTCCATGACCCATTCGTGAGCCTGAGTAGGTGCCATCATGGGGACTTTGCTGCCAGCATTACCACCCACTGCCATAGATTGCTGGTCTGGAGCACTGAGAAGAGGCACCTCCTACAAAATAAGGATGACAAAAGCAAGATGTGCCAATGTTTTGCAAACTATGAAATCTATTAATGACTCTGTAACAAGTGATCTTTGAATACTGTAGAAAAAATTCTAGGGAAGCTACCCAACATTAGGCCAATTGGCCTTCCATTCATGTTAAAATAGTAtacatttgaaaaattggtTTGTAGGAAAAGAGAGACTTATCAGCATTCTAAGGTAACTTATCCCAGATATATCATGGAAAGTCAATGAGAATGCTTTTTGATAACAATGTTGGATATACTTAATGCATATATATGATATACGTGTATTTTTAGGTGTATACATATGTAGTAATTCGCACAATGCTATTGAACATTGGTGCTCACTCCTGGTCCTGGACATCTACCACTCTGCAGAGCTTAGTTCCACACATAATCACACTTTATATAGAAAGGGAAGCCCTTCAGAGTGCATGAGTGTTAGAGCCAGGTGTGATAGATCaaggtggtagatctccaggaccaggattgagcacccctgctgtagaagaaccacttttgaacCCTAAAGTACCTTTCAAGGGATGCTtttttagagaaccatttttgtaactGAAATATCTGAGTAAAACCTCCACATTATGTAAAAATTCTAGGAAGAACTTTTAAATcagtatatatttttatctctcttttttgttgcTTTAGGCTGTtgtcccaaccctggtcctggaagCCGACTGCACTACACgtttttttgtttctcctgCTTCTAACACACCATATCCAACATTATCAGCTTATTAACTGACCCTTCCTCAGTTGAAGTGGGtgggttaaaatgtgcagggctaTAGGGCTCCAGGTCCAGAGTCAGGAAATACAAGTGGTTCTTATGGAATCCATTGTGGCACCTTTCTTTAAAGGAATTAATTTTAAATTACAGAAGCTATACTACACCTTGTCCTCCCCCTTTCCTTCAGTGTGGTATGAGATAAGTTGTTCTTTAGCATCAAACGGCAGCTCTGTGAATTCGCTCACCACCCCACACTGGCAGACCAACAGAAGCATGGGAACCACTGAAAACACAACAAAGAGACAGAACATGGTATCTGTTTGGGAATAGAATCTGAAAACTATATTTATGTAGGGGCCTGTTGGGAACTGATTATATGTATATGTCTATTTCTAACTCACATATAAGCAGTGCCAGGCCGGCCATGAGCAGTCCGATGGCTGGAACACCCACTTTGACTGAGGACGCATGCTGTTGGGAAGACCTGAGTGCCACAACACAGGTGTCACCTTCCTCACAGGTGCACACCTCCACTTGAAGCTTCTGCTTGTCCTCACAGCCCAATCCCTGCATGTCAAAGATCTCCACAGTCAGCTCATAAAAGCCTGGCCACAGCAAGTCCTTGGCATGAAAGCTCACTGTTGTTCCTTTGAATGAGTGAATAGAAACATAAATGAATGTGCATAAACATAACATTATTGTATTTGTGTCCATATCTGAGTAATGCAGTTTGCTGTTTATAATTCTCAATATAGAAACATACACtagtccaaaagtttgtagacacctgttcATCTAACATGTCTTCTGAAATTAAAGTATTAATAAGGAGTTTGTcctccctttgctgcagtaacagcctctacttttcagggaaggctttaaACTAAATATTGGATCATTGCTGTGAAGATGGGActgtattcagccacaagagcattagggaggtcagctactgatgttggatgataagTTCTGGATTACAAACACCCTCCAACTCATCTCCAAGGTATTGGATCCctgcagagaatgcagttccactgctctacagcccaAGGCTGGGGAACCTTATAGCCCTCTAACTCTTgtcattggacatggtgaccttaggctcatgcaTGGCTGTTTGAGAGCATCTCATTCTATCAGTAGTACTTTTCTTTGAAGACTATTTAAGCTGTATGTAACATTTGGGTCAGGAAtgtgtgcaccttaaagtagctgaattcactaattagaaggggtgtctgtATATTTGGACATAGTGTTAATATTATGGAATTAAGTATGATtgtctgctgtttttgttaccatTTACAGGAACCATTTCCCACTCTCCATGAGTCTCCTCCTCTACCAGCACAAATTTATATGGCTCTGCATTTGGATAGATGTCCTGGTCAAGTGCAGTCACGTTTATGATTTTAGTATCAGAGCAGATGCTCGCGTAGTTGCTGGTCAGTCTGGGACAGTGGTCATTTGAGTCTTCCACCTTTAAAGCTATTGTTCCAGTGACTGTCCTGGGAGGCACATCTAAATAAAGAGAGAAGTTTGTACTTCAGAATTAggtatatttcaaaatatagtCCAACAAATATCTATTTTCACCAGCTATGAATTAAACATTCTCTtgtgtgtttttagtttttagttttctgaaagaaaaaatattcttGGTATTGCAAGAGATTGTCATGCTTGCCTTGCGTCATGCAGATTATCTTGGCAAAGTAGGTTCCATTGACCAGAAACTTTGACTCTCGATCTGGAATCTTCACAAGTTTAATTTCTGATGTCTCCTCGTTTATGGATAGCCAGTTGTCTGGATCATAGCCTTTTGCATACCTACATTTGCGTGGTAATATACGATactaataaaacaaagaagaaaatctccatctattttatttgtataataCTTAGTGAGCAGATTGGAACAGAACTCACCTGACATTTTCAGCACTTTTTCCAGTATCACCATCCACGGCAGGAAAAGAACCAATAATTTTAGGAACTTGAATTTTCTTTGGGTCCTCTGACACAGGAAACTCCTTCTTAGATGGTGAAAAGGCTAGGCCATCGGATAAGTTGTTTACAATTATTTTAACTGGGTACCTTTTCCCTTCTATAGCTGATGGCTTTTTGTCTGGTTTGAGACCTGGTCTTGACTCAGGTTTAAGACCTATTATAACACCAGATGTTACTCCTGCACTTGCCCCGGCCcctccctctgctcctcctcctctccctccccctgCTAGTCCTGTTCCAGCTCCAGTGCCTCCCAAATTTCCGTCTGAATCTGCTGCATTAATGAGAGGTGCTACATTTGAAATGGCCAGGCCCAGATTCACCTCTTTGACCTTTTCATAATCCACCAGCTTCATGCAGGACGGCCGTGTTGGAGGAGCAAAAGATACAAAAAAGCATGACTGGAACAATCCTGAAATAATGGACACTAGAACCATTAATAAGAGTTGTGAACCATTTCCTTAGTAAAACTGAGGATGTTTACCTTGACCAGCTTTAGAATCCCTTCATTGGTCTTAGGATCTGTCTCTATAGTGAAGAGTTCATCTTCATTACCCTCGATGATTGTAAAGTGGACCAGCCAGTTATCAGTGTACTCCTGGTCTTTATCCAGAGCTTTGATTCTCATCACAACCGCATCAGCTACATCTTCATCAACCCTGCCTGTGTGCTGATACAGGAAAGACAGGAAGAATGAAATCTCTTTCTCATGTGTTAGCAGCATTAATGTGGCATGAATTTGAGCTATTTTGTTACCtcatctttttcaagagtggGAACATTGTCATTGATGTCCAAAACCTTAATCTCTACTGTACCAGTTCCTGTGTTGCCGTTTGGAGCGCCGTCCATATCCACACCCTGCACTATTAAAGTGTAGGAGTCAAGTGTCTGTGAGAATGAGCAAATGTTACAGATCACTTTGACAGTTTGAAATTTATTGCAGCTATGTTGTCACCTTTGGTTGTCACCTTCTATTTTGCAGACCTCCATTTTGAGAAAGCAGACACatcttataatattctaataaataataaaaatatgacaGATGTTTATGTATCTGAGGTGTGATTACTGGGAAGTTTCTTCATACAGTAATGCACCACACTTCacttttttatgaatattttatactatttaCCTCTCTGTCCAGGGTGTGCTCTTTCACATAGATATCTCCAGTGTCTCTGTCAATGGAGAACATGGGACCAGCTCCCTCTGGGATTTGCTTCACTATACTGTATGCAATCTTTGCATTGATGGTTCCCTGCTCATCAGCATCCTCAGCTCTTATCCTCATGACACGGGTTTCTGCAGTTTTGTTG
This genomic interval from Pygocentrus nattereri isolate fPygNat1 chromosome 4, fPygNat1.pri, whole genome shotgun sequence contains the following:
- the LOC108416204 gene encoding uncharacterized protein LOC108416204 isoform X1, whose product is MAPVWLGRLCLLLLLCITVLSQTAERSKRKKREWIRPAAKLVENVDYTKNEFIAKIWSDKHTEDQPLEYSLTGHGADKEPYNLFLVNPQNGWLRITGILDREERSEYNLKGLARYRNASLAEGEVHLKIKVVDQNDNPPKFTFSKGSVAECSKIETRVMRIRAEDADEQGTINAKIAYSIVKQIPEGAGPMFSIDRDTGDIYVKEHTLDRETLDSYTLIVQGVDMDGAPNGNTGTGTVEIKVLDINDNVPTLEKDEHTGRVDEDVADAVVMRIKALDKDQEYTDNWLVHFTIIEGNEDELFTIETDPKTNEGILKLVKLVDYEKVKEVNLGLAISNVAPLINAADSDGNLGGTGAGTGLAGGGRGGGAEGGAGASAGVTSGVIIGLKPESRPGLKPDKKPSAIEGKRYPVKIIVNNLSDGLAFSPSKKEFPVSEDPKKIQVPKIIGSFPAVDGDTGKSAENVRYAKGYDPDNWLSINEETSEIKLVKIPDRESKFLVNGTYFAKIICMTQDVPPRTVTGTIALKVEDSNDHCPRLTSNYASICSDTKIINVTALDQDIYPNAEPYKFVLVEEETHGEWEMVPVNGTTVSFHAKDLLWPGFYELTVEIFDMQGLGCEDKQKLQVEVCTCEEGDTCVVALRSSQQHASSVKVGVPAIGLLMAGLALLILVPMLLLVCQCGVVSEFTELPFDAKEQLISYHTEGKGEDKEVPLLSAPDQQSMAVGGNAGSKVPMMAPTQAHEWVMEIDRMLAYQNNTFSAEHHGSNLYSSSFRRVRHDLYGGIALPDNFLHEYFTQKARHAAENPPLTDSLLAYSCEDQDSPVGSLGCCSLLESGSDMTFLSDLGPKFMTLAEICSPSKPSPPPTKVEQIVKPKDTTIKSECSLTTSTAPFSEPVPPLPEQSKVDSKDLNNSDTLSTMITSPKQLVQQQPMYYLVEHQVPRTVIIAERPTQGTYLINGSGGARGLILQDSNKAQASLQQGLYLISETSMLQEHSIDSTSNPSSPRSPTSPTIWVQGSQSCFPHHDSVSQRTLPETQRVILLQSEGNVIPAVLSQTCAQTETRGIGSDHPVEAGYVMLVQDQNTLGPRRSTQAQAELQSPDSSLKFSPVFAQDRVPENVFMHQQGTLSFNQPEEAQAQLNTKEDMPQFRLDPLLTKGQGNTEEFSKQINTDYTADVTQIPTSTHFIPLNLPLVRSTTADVLAKANAIRKELEETMLTEGFMTCISPNRQEKKSADDISSVNDDFSAIETADLATKCQKEKKEDHDSESQGSEVEETNLTVRDTSVSQVGAGQNGTAKATIASKTEQADLNDSEEVGVTTIEMISAATQEIICEQSLLHRLEEETEYVASQLKREDSPVTEQVETPAVELNDEIDQELADASNVTLETPQDISGVILEVDTEAGVVTDFQVTLLTEEEELKPEQQNIEEVKENEDGPKVSVNASHLGRVSAMVEDSNSAVTQEAISEQSLLTLEVKLAGSDLEREDAESELQLSMQMTEDTSVMEELETPAVDLNDESIQEGVEVEVTQDNSGVILEVDTEVEVVADFQVTLLTEEEELKLEQQNLDEVKVIEVPQNISGVNLEEDTEMRAITDFGPEPQNTEEVKENEHCPKQTGTKIKSEDVGDQLQSSIRKTKDTPVMEQIDITEEGMKDESGPDLVETESDQRDPTNLQQSALSDPESDKEADLEEVMSNVSECHIPTDLEQVLGMRQYIETLEVKDFQVQVSTGQMTPQATRQEQFEDNELTYQIQDSEEGKDLLGQEKHNKVQDINTSAAQADAKMTANTVKAMKSMGAGYHMKIKGSPETEKSGDDEVSSEPASADYVSLSVQSVSEVAEEIKVCRHLSGDLKESIDPSQSAFTNLKLVQDGLELENEVQQISPEVETVMGEAHKDCTLQSLSEEGKLVSEVAASEISESLAQAEKAGDVLSEVTEQVLATASSTSESRTTGLQAKSEQETTVIPKNKHRNSKKSSKKSPKSPVGKCKPQ